The following are encoded in a window of Ignavibacteriales bacterium genomic DNA:
- the rodA gene encoding rod shape-determining protein RodA — MHINYKLQDRFDLAIFIPMIILVIFGLLAIYSSTYNHPTASGNFQKQLVFAIVAIIAFFITFSLPQQLFKSFAIPVFFASLFFLLAVLVVGKTVYGAKSWFGVGGFGFQPSELAKLGTILMLAYWLTYKNRDINNLLDIGVALAIGFVPIMLIMLEPDMGTSIVFAIITISLIFWSGISLFGLFVVLSPGFIVFASLFGVYAFTAALLLIVAALFFFKRDLFNSVTVFIINLSAGFFFDYAFKILKPHQQKRIASFLDPSADPLGSGYNALQAKVAIGSGGFFGKGYLHGNQTQLRYIPEQWTDFIYCVIGEEFGFIGSVLVITLFLIIFLRLFKLSATAKDKFSVLIIIGVLTLLFTHFAINVGMNLGITPVIGLPLPFLSYGGSSLLINMVMLGIVMNIYRNRKLHT; from the coding sequence TTGCACATTAATTATAAACTTCAGGATAGATTTGATCTTGCAATTTTTATCCCCATGATAATTCTTGTTATTTTTGGTTTGCTCGCTATTTATAGTTCAACATATAATCATCCTACAGCTAGCGGAAATTTTCAGAAGCAATTGGTTTTTGCTATTGTAGCAATCATTGCATTCTTTATTACATTCTCGTTACCTCAACAATTATTCAAATCGTTTGCTATACCTGTTTTCTTTGCATCATTATTTTTTCTCCTTGCCGTGCTTGTTGTTGGTAAAACAGTTTATGGCGCTAAAAGTTGGTTCGGTGTCGGTGGATTCGGATTTCAACCTTCTGAACTTGCAAAGCTTGGTACGATTCTAATGTTAGCGTATTGGCTTACTTATAAAAACCGCGATATAAATAATCTTTTAGATATTGGCGTTGCTCTCGCAATTGGTTTTGTTCCAATCATGTTGATTATGCTTGAACCGGATATGGGTACTTCAATTGTATTTGCAATTATTACAATATCATTAATTTTTTGGAGTGGAATAAGTTTATTTGGTCTATTCGTTGTACTCTCGCCGGGGTTTATTGTGTTTGCATCTTTATTCGGAGTTTATGCTTTTACTGCTGCGCTGCTTTTGATTGTTGCCGCTTTATTTTTTTTCAAGAGAGATTTATTTAATAGCGTTACGGTTTTCATAATTAATCTCTCGGCAGGTTTCTTTTTTGATTACGCATTTAAAATACTTAAACCTCACCAACAAAAAAGAATTGCTTCATTTCTTGATCCATCTGCAGATCCATTAGGTTCAGGTTACAATGCTCTTCAGGCAAAAGTTGCAATCGGTTCTGGCGGCTTTTTCGGAAAAGGTTACTTGCATGGCAATCAAACTCAGCTAAGATATATCCCTGAACAATGGACTGATTTTATTTATTGTGTAATTGGAGAAGAATTTGGATTTATTGGCAGTGTACTTGTCATAACATTATTCCTGATAATATTTTTAAGGTTATTCAAACTTTCTGCAACTGCCAAAGATAAATTTAGTGTACTGATAATTATCGGTGTCCTAACTTTATTATTCACACACTTTGCAATCAATGTTGGAATGAATCTTGGCATAACACCGGTTATTGGATTGCCTCTTCCTTTTTTAAGTTACGGAGGGAGTTCTTTACTGATTAATATGGTTATGCTGGGGATCGTGATGAACATTTATAGGAACAGAAAACTTCATACTTGA
- the mreD gene encoding rod shape-determining protein MreD, giving the protein MNIQYLKPILFFIPLAVIQLVIVPLISISNIAPNLVFILITYFTLRHGQTYGTILGFILGFLFDIISGGLIGAFMFSFTLSAFVVGYFYSDNKIDINISTYFFLFILFVCGSINSFLYAVISNSNSSISLFFMMLEEGILPGLYTALFGLPIVIFHPKEGI; this is encoded by the coding sequence ATGAATATCCAATACTTAAAACCAATTTTATTTTTTATTCCTCTTGCTGTAATTCAGCTTGTAATAGTTCCATTAATTTCGATAAGTAACATTGCCCCGAATCTAGTTTTTATCTTAATAACTTATTTTACATTGAGACACGGACAGACTTATGGAACAATCCTTGGATTTATTTTGGGTTTTCTTTTTGATATTATCTCGGGAGGATTAATTGGCGCATTTATGTTTTCATTTACCTTATCGGCATTTGTAGTCGGTTACTTTTATAGTGACAATAAAATTGACATTAATATTTCAACTTACTTTTTCTTGTTTATTTTATTTGTCTGCGGAAGTATCAATTCGTTCTTGTACGCTGTGATATCTAATTCGAATTCCAGCATAAGTTTATTTTTTATGATGCTCGAAGAAGGAATTTTACCGGGATTGTACACAGCTCTTTTTGGATTGCCAATTGTAATCTTTCATCCGAAAGAAGGAATTTAA
- a CDS encoding rod shape-determining protein, producing the protein MGIFDFFSTDIAIDLGTANTLIYIKGKGIVLNEPSIVAFDRNTKKIIELGNKAKEMQGREHREIRVTRPMRDGVIADFEIAEGMIRAFIKKVTPNSVTSKRIVIAVPSGVTEVEKRAVRDAAEHAGAKEVHLIAEPMAAAIGIGIDVEAPVGNMIIDIGGGTTEIAVIALAGIVNEESVRIAGDEMNNAIMQFFKKNYNLLIGERTGESIKCEVGSAVPLKEEVTIQVKGRDLVGGIPKTVEVSSVEIREALNENISQIVEAVKQTLERTPPELSADILDRGVMLTGGGALLKGLDERIRMETNLPVHVADDPLTAVVRGAGRAIENLNKYSKVFIRKRTY; encoded by the coding sequence ATGGGAATTTTTGATTTCTTTTCGACTGACATAGCAATTGACCTTGGCACTGCGAATACTCTTATTTATATCAAAGGAAAAGGGATTGTTCTTAACGAACCATCAATAGTTGCATTTGATAGGAACACAAAAAAAATTATCGAGCTTGGAAATAAAGCTAAGGAGATGCAAGGTAGAGAACATAGGGAAATCCGTGTTACAAGACCTATGCGTGATGGAGTGATAGCCGATTTTGAAATTGCTGAAGGCATGATTCGAGCTTTTATTAAAAAAGTTACTCCTAACTCTGTAACTAGTAAGAGAATTGTAATTGCAGTACCAAGCGGAGTTACTGAAGTTGAAAAGAGAGCGGTGCGTGATGCAGCAGAACATGCCGGTGCAAAAGAAGTTCATTTAATTGCAGAGCCAATGGCTGCAGCTATTGGAATCGGTATTGATGTTGAAGCTCCGGTTGGAAATATGATTATTGATATCGGTGGAGGTACAACTGAGATAGCTGTTATTGCACTTGCCGGGATCGTAAATGAAGAATCTGTTCGTATAGCAGGAGACGAAATGAATAATGCTATCATGCAGTTCTTCAAAAAGAATTATAATTTGTTGATTGGTGAAAGGACAGGTGAATCTATAAAATGCGAAGTTGGCAGTGCTGTTCCGCTAAAAGAAGAAGTTACTATTCAAGTTAAAGGACGTGATCTTGTTGGTGGAATTCCTAAAACAGTTGAAGTTAGCTCTGTTGAAATTAGAGAAGCATTAAATGAAAATATTTCCCAAATTGTTGAAGCCGTTAAACAAACACTTGAAAGAACGCCTCCCGAACTTTCAGCAGACATTCTTGATAGAGGTGTTATGTTAACCGGTGGCGGAGCGTTATTAAAAGGGCTTGATGAACGTATCAGAATGGAAACTAATCTGCCTGTACATGTTGCAGATGATCCGTTAACAGCTGTTGTCCGCGGTGCTGGACGTGCTATCGAGAATTTAAATAAATACTCTAAGGTGTTCATTCGTAAAAGAACATATTAA
- a CDS encoding DUF2851 family protein: MGEKNSIVLETTLYEIWKNQYYNSSLKTNSGEDITVLDVGIHNDEFAGPDFKNARIRIGNLTYIGDIEIDRDYSDWKAHGHHIDNKYSKVILHVSLLNKNKYGHVYTRDGRKLPSICISEFIEKNILDGVHNELDDIKTNPISNIKCSNYINSIPHEVKEKYLYQLGISRFERKCKKIFNRLKELQFINELHIKEPVITYELTSQFQERKFKHSDFVSKEIWQQLLYELIFEALGYSKNKNQMMNLAQVANINFLAKIDYDGILVEKYEAALLNIGGFFQDASIASEVHTKNYLEKISLHWNSIRSFYDGKILSETEWHFFRLRPQNFPTVRIAGGARILKELLHNNLIGIMSKKISEIHNLTVLINSLRSLFVIKSDGYWKDHYVFDQTASGEIKYFVGASRADEIVVNVIIPFYSVYFEIFGNGILSKKISSLYSIYEQRSENQIITEVAEALNFTDQVRRTVMSQGMIELFRNNCSKNKCLECEIGKVVFN, encoded by the coding sequence ATGGGCGAGAAAAATTCCATAGTTCTTGAAACCACTCTTTACGAAATTTGGAAAAATCAATATTACAACAGCTCACTAAAAACTAATTCCGGCGAAGATATAACAGTCCTTGACGTAGGGATTCATAATGATGAATTTGCCGGACCGGATTTTAAAAATGCACGTATCAGAATTGGCAACTTAACATATATAGGCGATATAGAAATTGACCGCGATTATTCAGATTGGAAAGCACACGGACATCATATTGATAATAAATATTCTAAGGTTATACTCCACGTTTCTCTGTTAAATAAAAATAAATATGGACACGTTTATACAAGAGACGGCAGAAAACTACCATCAATTTGTATATCTGAATTCATTGAAAAAAATATTCTTGATGGAGTACACAATGAACTTGATGATATAAAAACCAACCCGATATCAAATATCAAATGCAGCAATTATATCAATAGCATTCCCCATGAAGTTAAAGAAAAATATTTATACCAGCTTGGTATTAGTAGATTCGAAAGGAAATGTAAAAAAATATTTAATCGTCTTAAAGAACTACAATTTATTAATGAACTTCACATTAAAGAGCCTGTAATTACTTACGAACTAACATCACAATTTCAAGAAAGGAAATTCAAACATTCTGATTTTGTCTCGAAAGAAATATGGCAACAATTATTGTATGAATTGATCTTTGAAGCTCTTGGCTATTCTAAAAATAAAAATCAAATGATGAATCTTGCTCAAGTGGCAAATATTAATTTTTTGGCAAAAATAGATTATGACGGAATACTTGTTGAAAAATATGAAGCTGCGTTATTAAATATCGGCGGATTTTTCCAAGATGCAAGTATAGCTTCTGAAGTACACACAAAAAACTATTTGGAAAAAATATCTCTTCATTGGAATTCTATCCGCTCTTTTTATGATGGTAAAATATTATCTGAAACCGAATGGCATTTTTTCAGATTGCGGCCGCAAAACTTCCCTACAGTTAGAATTGCTGGCGGTGCTAGGATCTTAAAAGAATTACTTCATAATAATTTGATTGGCATAATGTCCAAGAAAATATCCGAAATCCATAATCTTACAGTATTGATAAATTCTTTACGTTCTTTGTTTGTAATTAAATCAGACGGTTATTGGAAAGACCATTATGTCTTTGATCAAACTGCAAGCGGAGAAATCAAATATTTTGTCGGCGCTTCTCGTGCAGATGAAATTGTTGTAAATGTAATTATACCGTTCTACTCAGTTTATTTTGAAATATTCGGCAATGGAATCCTTTCAAAAAAAATCTCAAGTCTTTATAGTATCTACGAACAGCGGTCGGAAAATCAAATTATAACCGAAGTTGCGGAAGCATTGAATTTTACTGATCAGGTTAGAAGAACAGTAATGTCTCAAGGTATGATTGAACTATTTAGAAATAATTGTTCGAAGAATAAATGTCTGGAATGTGAAATTGGAAAAGTAGTTTTTAATTAA
- a CDS encoding electron transfer flavoprotein subunit beta/FixA family protein, which yields MKIAVCVSHVPDTAAKINIGSDGKTLDPNGVTFIVNPYDEFAVEEALKTKEKIGGETVAISLGGNANKETLRKVLAMGIDNAVLLKDDSYRDSFSVAKALAEEIKAQNAELVFFGKQSVDFDNSVVGQLTAEILGYNCISVVVSFLLDGNKITCEREIEGGKEIVETTLPALITAQKGLNDPRYASLKGIMASKKKEILEKQPAAVNNSVEIISMKKPSPKQAGKILGTDETAVPELVRLLREEAKVI from the coding sequence ATGAAAATTGCTGTTTGTGTTAGTCATGTTCCCGATACTGCTGCCAAAATTAATATCGGAAGTGATGGCAAAACATTAGATCCTAATGGCGTTACGTTTATAGTAAATCCATATGATGAATTTGCAGTTGAAGAAGCTCTAAAAACTAAAGAAAAAATTGGCGGAGAAACTGTAGCTATAAGTTTAGGCGGTAATGCTAACAAAGAAACATTGCGTAAGGTTCTTGCAATGGGTATAGATAATGCAGTTTTACTAAAAGATGATAGCTATCGTGATTCTTTCTCAGTAGCAAAAGCTCTTGCAGAAGAAATCAAAGCTCAAAATGCTGAGTTGGTTTTCTTTGGCAAACAATCTGTAGATTTTGATAATTCAGTTGTTGGGCAACTTACTGCCGAAATTCTAGGTTACAACTGTATCTCAGTCGTAGTAAGTTTTTTATTGGACGGCAATAAGATTACTTGCGAACGCGAGATTGAAGGCGGTAAAGAAATTGTTGAAACAACACTACCGGCTTTAATAACTGCTCAAAAGGGTTTGAATGATCCAAGATATGCCTCGCTTAAAGGCATTATGGCGTCTAAGAAAAAAGAAATTTTAGAAAAACAACCAGCCGCTGTAAATAATTCCGTAGAAATTATTTCGATGAAAAAACCTTCACCTAAACAAGCCGGAAAAATTCTTGGAACAGATGAAACTGCTGTTCCTGAATTAGTCCGTTTATTAAGAGAAGAAGCAAAAGTCATTTAA
- a CDS encoding electron transfer flavoprotein subunit alpha/FixB family protein yields MANKILVFIEQRSGKIKKSSFEAVKTASDIAQKVSGSVEAISIGNEIENLEKVGGFGAAKVTHFKNADLDNYSPSAYADIIAKYSTENNIDLFFFAASSMGKDLAPRVAVKTDSGLAMDCILLNCESNDIIATRPIYAGKALFNVKLTSPKKVFALRPNVFNPGIPTDKKAEVSVVNISSPNLSVKVIDIKKSEGKIDVAEADIIVSGGRGMKGPEQFKLVEDLAEVLGAASGASRAVVDAGWRPHSEQVGQTGKTVSPNLYIALGISGAIQHLAGMRSSKYIVAINKDKDAPIFQVADYGIAGDVFEIVPAMIEEIKKIKS; encoded by the coding sequence ATGGCAAATAAAATTTTAGTCTTTATTGAACAGCGAAGCGGGAAAATAAAAAAGTCATCATTTGAAGCAGTTAAAACCGCTTCTGATATTGCACAAAAAGTTTCCGGATCTGTTGAAGCAATTTCTATTGGTAATGAAATTGAAAATTTAGAGAAAGTGGGCGGATTCGGTGCAGCTAAGGTTACTCATTTTAAGAATGCTGACTTAGATAATTATTCTCCAAGTGCTTATGCAGATATAATCGCAAAGTATTCAACTGAGAATAATATTGATTTATTTTTCTTTGCTGCAAGTTCTATGGGTAAGGATTTAGCCCCGCGTGTTGCAGTCAAAACAGATTCCGGACTTGCAATGGATTGTATCTTATTAAATTGTGAATCTAATGATATAATCGCAACGCGCCCTATATATGCCGGCAAGGCATTGTTTAATGTAAAATTAACTTCTCCAAAAAAAGTTTTTGCACTTCGTCCTAATGTTTTTAATCCCGGAATACCAACAGATAAAAAAGCCGAAGTTTCTGTTGTAAATATTTCATCACCAAATTTGAGCGTTAAAGTAATTGATATCAAAAAATCCGAAGGTAAGATAGATGTTGCCGAAGCAGATATCATAGTTTCCGGCGGACGTGGTATGAAAGGTCCGGAACAATTCAAACTTGTTGAAGACTTAGCAGAAGTTCTTGGTGCTGCATCTGGTGCTTCACGTGCAGTAGTAGATGCCGGCTGGCGCCCACATTCCGAGCAAGTTGGACAAACCGGCAAAACTGTTTCCCCAAATTTATATATAGCTTTAGGAATCTCTGGTGCAATTCAACATTTGGCAGGAATGCGTTCTTCAAAGTATATTGTTGCAATCAATAAAGATAAAGATGCACCAATCTTTCAAGTAGCTGATTATGGAATCGCTGGAGATGTTTTTGAAATTGTACCGGCAATGATTGAAGAAATCAAAAAAATTAAATCATAG
- the mrdA gene encoding penicillin-binding protein 2, which yields MDDNYFGSYFRRRIVFVFMIGFFAVSITQLFNMQILEQPSYSEKSDENSVKPIYQTAPRGVFFDRNHKVLVGNKPSFTLRITPSTYDKKLTPYIEAILGTSPGYIDHILKQNESYSKFIPRRIAKDVSFKVIAWYEENASKLPGVDYIMETQRDYSFGIIGSHMFGYTKEIPMETYLHRKNEYDIGDNIGFGGIEKTYEDYLRGDKGIKYMLVDAKQKTIGRYKNGEEDQTTVKGDDLILTIDKEAQSVAEEAFKDKRGAVVAIEPSTGEIIAFLSAPQYDLQDFAKVTTNEMWRDLNNNPDKPMFNRASMSTFAPGSTFKMISAIAALEEGIIDTNFRVTCGGGYQFGDRYFKCLHVHGTVNVQTSIEKSCNTFYYTLVNKIGLDIWSKYAKKFGFGSKSRIDIPEEAAGIVPSTDYYNKVYGKSGWTKGFVISLGIGQGELNVTPLQLAQYAALFANSGKSARPHFLKGYTDTRTNQYVEVKPQTYDIGISKKSFDIVRRAMYLVVNGAGTATNIKSDELQISGKTGTAQNPHGKEHALFIGFAPYNNPKIAIAVLVENAGFGSTIAAPIARDIIKAYLIKGNKEGNKNLAASTNVQEEQIAH from the coding sequence ATGGACGATAATTATTTCGGCTCATATTTTAGAAGAAGAATTGTATTTGTATTTATGATCGGCTTTTTTGCGGTCTCTATTACACAATTATTTAATATGCAGATTCTTGAACAACCATCATACTCTGAAAAATCTGATGAAAATAGTGTAAAGCCGATTTATCAAACAGCACCGCGCGGAGTATTCTTTGATCGGAATCATAAAGTTCTGGTTGGAAATAAACCATCATTTACTCTTCGTATCACACCTTCTACATATGATAAAAAATTAACTCCATATATTGAAGCAATACTTGGCACAAGCCCTGGATATATTGATCACATATTGAAACAGAATGAATCGTATTCAAAATTTATTCCTCGCAGAATTGCAAAAGATGTTAGTTTTAAAGTTATAGCTTGGTATGAAGAAAATGCATCTAAATTGCCGGGTGTAGACTATATAATGGAAACTCAACGTGATTATTCTTTTGGTATAATAGGTTCTCATATGTTCGGTTATACAAAAGAAATTCCTATGGAAACTTATCTACATAGAAAAAATGAATATGATATTGGCGATAACATAGGTTTTGGAGGAATAGAAAAAACTTACGAAGATTATCTACGCGGAGATAAAGGAATTAAGTACATGCTTGTTGATGCAAAACAAAAGACTATCGGCAGATACAAGAATGGTGAAGAAGATCAGACAACTGTTAAAGGCGACGATTTAATTCTGACAATTGATAAAGAAGCACAAAGTGTAGCAGAGGAAGCATTTAAGGATAAAAGAGGTGCTGTTGTTGCTATTGAACCGTCTACCGGTGAGATAATTGCTTTCTTAAGCGCCCCTCAATATGATCTGCAAGATTTTGCTAAAGTTACAACAAATGAAATGTGGAGAGATCTAAATAATAATCCCGACAAGCCGATGTTCAATAGAGCTTCAATGTCAACATTTGCGCCGGGTTCTACTTTCAAAATGATCTCTGCAATTGCCGCTCTTGAAGAAGGAATAATTGATACTAATTTTAGAGTTACTTGCGGCGGAGGTTATCAGTTTGGTGATCGGTATTTCAAATGTTTGCACGTTCATGGAACAGTTAATGTTCAAACCTCGATAGAAAAATCATGCAACACATTTTATTATACGCTTGTTAATAAAATCGGTCTTGATATTTGGTCCAAATATGCAAAGAAATTTGGATTCGGAAGTAAATCCAGAATAGATATTCCGGAAGAAGCTGCTGGAATTGTTCCATCAACTGATTATTATAATAAAGTTTACGGAAAGAGCGGCTGGACTAAAGGTTTTGTAATTAGTTTAGGAATTGGTCAAGGTGAACTTAATGTTACACCTCTTCAACTTGCTCAATATGCTGCACTCTTTGCCAACTCCGGAAAATCTGCCAGACCACATTTCTTAAAAGGTTATACTGACACTCGAACAAATCAGTATGTCGAAGTGAAACCTCAAACGTATGATATAGGAATTAGTAAAAAGTCATTCGATATAGTACGACGTGCAATGTACCTTGTAGTTAATGGTGCAGGTACAGCTACAAATATTAAATCTGATGAATTGCAGATATCAGGTAAAACTGGTACTGCTCAGAATCCGCATGGTAAAGAACATGCATTATTTATTGGATTCGCTCCTTATAACAATCCTAAAATTGCAATTGCAGTTTTAGTCGAGAATGCGGGATTTGGAAGTACAATTGCTGCACCAATTGCGCGCGATATAATTAAAGCATATTTGATAAAGGGAAATAAAGAAGGAAATAAAAACCTCGCTGCTTCAACTAATGTACAGGAGGAACAGATTGCACATTAA
- the mreC gene encoding rod shape-determining protein MreC — translation MRKFLRRLVSDYKEYLLLIVLSIISLTILAQNEKPAAKHLKTFALGNFAVVNEITNSIVSIFKSNESRDDLRNENAHLMLELNRLRKYRIENEELRSMIAFKDTSKYPLIPAKIISKLVTKSQGNFIINRGSNNEIRKGMPVINYKGLIGLIMDVTENYSVVQNLYNSNLSIAVTLQRTNVDGILNYDGNNLIIKDIPTTYDVQIGDIIETSDFSSLFPPSIPIGIVSKKESNILGLLHNLTVEPFAKISAANNLFILKILPSKQINQLEMNLIK, via the coding sequence ATGAGAAAATTTTTAAGACGACTTGTTTCAGATTATAAAGAATATCTTCTACTAATAGTTCTATCCATAATTAGTCTCACAATTTTAGCTCAGAATGAAAAACCGGCGGCAAAACATTTGAAGACTTTTGCTCTCGGTAATTTTGCAGTAGTAAATGAAATTACAAACTCGATTGTATCAATCTTTAAAAGTAATGAATCACGTGATGATTTAAGAAATGAAAATGCGCATTTGATGCTTGAGTTAAACCGGTTACGAAAATACCGTATTGAAAATGAAGAATTACGTTCGATGATCGCATTTAAAGATACAAGTAAGTATCCTCTAATACCCGCTAAGATTATTTCGAAACTTGTTACAAAAAGCCAGGGCAATTTTATAATTAATAGAGGATCAAATAATGAAATTAGGAAAGGAATGCCGGTTATTAATTACAAAGGTCTGATCGGATTGATTATGGATGTGACTGAAAATTATTCTGTTGTTCAAAATTTGTACAATAGTAATTTAAGTATAGCTGTAACACTACAACGAACAAACGTTGACGGTATTCTAAATTATGATGGCAACAATCTTATTATTAAGGATATACCAACTACGTATGATGTACAAATTGGAGATATTATAGAAACTTCAGACTTTAGTTCTCTTTTCCCTCCTTCGATTCCAATTGGGATTGTGTCGAAAAAGGAATCGAATATACTTGGGTTACTTCATAACTTAACCGTCGAACCATTTGCAAAAATTTCTGCTGCAAATAATTTATTTATCCTAAAAATTCTTCCCAGTAAACAGATCAATCAACTTGAAATGAATTTAATTAAATAG
- the pyrF gene encoding orotidine-5'-phosphate decarboxylase gives MTAQEKLQQKLNQSLHICVGLDTDFNKIPKHLQNNSSPIVEFNKIIIENTYKEAAAYKINFAFYEKGGTKGIDNLYKTLELIPNDVLTIADAKRGDIGNTSQMYAQSIYNHFHFDSVTLHPYMGFDSLSPFFDYRDKINFILALTSNKGSEDFEKLKLSEGKFLFQKVIEKVNEWNKNQNCGIVFGATNSSELRDNISSFKNLPVLVPGVGVQGGSLEKVVRIFKENKSNHFLINVSRSLIYSDPTINFAATTSRIIKDYNSLIRSLS, from the coding sequence ATGACTGCACAGGAAAAACTTCAGCAAAAATTAAATCAAAGTTTGCATATATGTGTCGGACTTGATACGGATTTCAATAAAATTCCAAAACATTTACAAAATAACTCTTCTCCAATTGTTGAGTTTAATAAAATCATTATAGAGAACACTTACAAAGAAGCAGCCGCTTATAAAATCAATTTTGCTTTTTATGAAAAGGGCGGCACAAAAGGGATTGATAACTTATACAAAACATTAGAACTCATTCCCAATGACGTTTTAACTATAGCCGATGCAAAACGCGGTGATATCGGTAATACATCACAAATGTATGCTCAATCAATTTATAATCATTTTCATTTTGATTCTGTAACTCTCCATCCATATATGGGGTTTGATTCATTAAGTCCCTTCTTCGATTATAGAGACAAAATAAATTTTATTCTTGCGCTTACTTCTAATAAGGGATCAGAAGATTTTGAAAAGTTAAAACTTTCGGAAGGGAAGTTTCTTTTTCAAAAAGTAATTGAAAAAGTTAACGAGTGGAATAAAAATCAAAATTGCGGAATTGTTTTTGGTGCGACAAATTCATCAGAGCTTAGAGATAATATTTCTAGTTTTAAGAACTTACCTGTATTAGTACCCGGGGTTGGCGTTCAAGGTGGAAGTTTGGAAAAAGTAGTAAGAATATTTAAGGAAAATAAATCCAATCATTTTCTGATCAATGTAAGCCGATCTCTAATCTATTCTGATCCAACAATAAATTTTGCAGCAACCACCTCTAGAATAATTAAAGACTACAACTCGCTTATTAGATCCTTATCATAA
- a CDS encoding bifunctional nuclease family protein yields the protein MHKVQVEILGLSASPSAGGAYALLLKEVFGVRRLPIIIGQYEAQSIALEMEGIKPPRPLTHDLLKSVIDNLGATINEIIINELRENTFYAKIKLEIATMTNEIDSRPSDAIALAVRTGAPLYVAEEVMKIAAFVPSSEDSDDEFNETAKPTSESGTKGPKKNLSETKLAQLQDLLREAIDKEDYERAAKLRDEINKLGGSTN from the coding sequence TTGCACAAAGTACAAGTTGAAATATTAGGTTTATCAGCAAGTCCATCGGCGGGCGGAGCTTATGCTCTGTTGCTAAAAGAAGTGTTTGGTGTTCGCCGTTTGCCAATTATTATTGGTCAGTACGAAGCTCAATCAATTGCACTTGAAATGGAAGGAATAAAACCCCCTCGCCCACTCACACACGATCTTCTTAAAAGTGTTATTGATAATCTTGGTGCAACAATTAATGAAATAATTATTAATGAGTTAAGAGAAAATACATTTTATGCAAAAATTAAATTAGAGATTGCAACAATGACGAATGAAATTGATTCTCGTCCCAGTGATGCAATTGCACTTGCAGTTCGAACAGGAGCTCCTTTATATGTTGCCGAAGAAGTTATGAAAATAGCGGCATTCGTACCTTCAAGCGAAGATTCTGACGATGAATTCAATGAGACGGCTAAACCTACCTCCGAATCAGGAACAAAGGGACCTAAGAAAAATTTATCTGAGACAAAATTAGCACAACTACAAGATCTTCTTAGAGAAGCAATTGACAAAGAAGATTATGAGAGAGCTGCAAAATTAAGAGATGAAATAAATAAATTAGGCGGAAGTACAAATTAA